In one window of Zhongshania aliphaticivorans DNA:
- a CDS encoding flagellar motor switch protein FliG: MTEAIHLSDAEQAAALLMSLDKSDAAAILKNMPPADVHRLAAVMSSMDAPSRSEFTQVLGRFHRDVKSYSGVKASAGDRVLNLLQEALGEEHAKLLSDRLALHGQSKHIAKLKWLEPQTIVDIIRREHPQIQAVVIACLDAAQGSDVLLAFEEERRLDLLSRLSALKHITPIALEELDWLLEQYFSNIGRPLGRTMTGDSVAAALLNEMDVGAESSLLNALRENQPEQAARVEELMFGFAQFSHMAEHDIEVLVRQLAAEVLAPALSETTAQLRRKFIEALGQQKKQAVVALSKRFTQAEVHAAQSEIVRIAKQMAAVGEIILDARKIDVF; this comes from the coding sequence GTGACGGAGGCGATACATCTTTCTGATGCTGAGCAAGCCGCTGCGTTGCTAATGTCACTCGATAAAAGTGATGCAGCCGCGATCTTAAAGAATATGCCACCTGCTGATGTGCACCGGCTAGCTGCGGTGATGAGTAGTATGGATGCGCCAAGCCGAAGTGAATTTACTCAAGTTCTTGGGCGCTTTCATCGTGATGTAAAAAGTTACTCGGGTGTTAAGGCAAGCGCTGGTGATAGGGTCCTTAATCTATTACAAGAGGCCTTAGGTGAAGAGCATGCCAAACTACTTAGTGACCGCTTGGCTCTGCATGGCCAGTCAAAACATATTGCTAAATTGAAGTGGCTAGAACCACAAACCATTGTCGATATTATTCGCCGTGAACACCCGCAGATCCAAGCAGTGGTTATAGCGTGTCTAGATGCTGCGCAGGGTAGTGACGTTTTGCTGGCTTTTGAAGAAGAGCGACGGCTGGATTTGTTAAGCCGCTTATCTGCGTTAAAACATATCACCCCAATAGCGCTTGAAGAGTTAGATTGGTTGCTTGAACAATATTTTTCTAATATTGGCCGGCCATTAGGTCGAACAATGACTGGGGATTCAGTGGCTGCGGCATTGCTCAACGAAATGGATGTTGGGGCTGAAAGTAGTTTGCTTAATGCGTTGAGGGAGAATCAGCCAGAGCAAGCCGCACGAGTGGAAGAGTTGATGTTTGGTTTTGCTCAATTTAGTCATATGGCTGAGCACGATATTGAGGTTTTAGTGCGGCAATTAGCAGCAGAAGTACTGGCGCCTGCTTTATCTGAAACAACGGCACAGCTGCGTCGCAAGTTTATTGAGGCGTTAGGACAGCAGAAGAAGCAGGCTGTAGTTGCGTTATCTAAGCGTTTCACTCAGGCCGAAGTGCATGCAGCGCAATCTGAAATTGTGAGAATAGCAAAACAAATGGCGGCAGTCGGGGAAATTATCTTGGACGCGCGTAAAATTGATGTGTTTTAG